TCAGCCCGCTTCACGCGCTGTTTCCGGCCCGCCCGCTTCATGCCAGCCCCTATTCGCCCAACTCCCGGCTGTTCCTCAATCCGCTCTATATCTCGATCCCCAGCGTTCCGGAATACGACCTCAGCCCCGAGCTTGCCGCCTTCACCAACGATCTCGGCGCCCTTCAGCAGCCCGAACTGATCGATCTCGCGGCGGTCGCCGAGGGCAAATGGTCGGCTTTGGCCATTCTTCACCGGCGTTTTGTCGCCCAGCACCTCGGACGGCGGACGCCGCGCGGCCAAGCCTTTACCGCCTTCCTGAAAGAGGGCGGGGAGCACCTTGAAAAATTTGCCATTTTCCAGACCCTGTCCGAGCACTTCAAGGAGAGGGGGTGGTCGTGGCGCGACTGGCCGGCTGAGTTTCACGATCCGGCGGCGCCGGCGGTGGCCGCGTTCGCCGGCGAGCAGGCGGCCCGGGTGCTGTTCCATCAATGGTGCCAGTTCGAGGCCGATCGCCAATTGGCGCTGGTGGCCAAGGCTGCGGCCGATGCCGGTCAGCGCGTCGGGCTGTACCGCGACCTCGCCCTGGGGTCCGATCCCACCGGCGCCGATTGCTGGGCCCTGCGCGGGGTCATGGCCGAGGGGTTGTCGGTGGGCGCCCCCCCCGATCCGTGGAACGCCAAGGGCCAGAACTGGGGATTCCCGCCCTTTCACCCCGGCCACCTGCGCCAAGCCGCCTATCAGCCCTTCGCCCGGATGATCCGCGCCAATATGCGCGAGGCCGGGGCCCTGCGCATGGATCATGTGCTGGGGCTGATGCGGCTGTTTTGCATTCCCTGGGGGATGGAGGGCCGCGAGGGCTTCTATCTGAGGATGCCCTTCGAGGATCTTCTGGCCGTTCTCGCCCTGGAAAGCCACCGGGCGCGCTGCATCGTCGTTGGCGAAGATCTGGGCACCGTGCCCGACGGCTTCCGCGATCGCATGCGCGAGGCGGCGGTGCTGTCTTATCGGTTGTTCTTCTTTGAACGGGGCCACGATCAGGCGCTGACCCCCCCGGAAGCCTATCCCCGCTTGGCCACCGTCGCCGCGTCGACCCATGATCTGCCGACCCTGGCCGGGTTCTGGGCCGGGCGCGATCTGGCGTGGAAAAACGACCTCGATCTGTTTCCCTCCGAGCAGGCGCGCAACGCCGAAAGCATGGATCGCCACAACGATCGGCCGCGAATCCGCGCGACTCTGGCGGCGGCGGGAACGCCGCTGTCTGACCCCGGGACCTTCACGCCCCCCCCCGAACTGGTGCCGGCGGTGACGGCGTGGCTGGCCCGCACCCCCAGCCTTATTCTCATGCTTCAAATTGAAGACGTGCTGGAAATGCCCGAACAGGCCAATATGCCGGGAACCATCGATCAGCATCCCAACTGGCGCCGACGAATTCCGCTGGCGGTGGAGGCTTTGGAGGTGGACGGAAGGCTGGGCCGTCTGGCATGTATCCTGGCGTCCCACGGACGGGGGGCGGCAGCAAAAAGGTAAAGAAGACCATGCGGTGCGTATGGGCGGCGGTAGCCGCCGTGTTCTGTCTTGTCGCCGTGGCCTTGCCGGTCTCGGCGCAGACCTCCCCGGGCCCGGCGGCGACCACGGCCGCCGCCGCTCCGGAAGTCCCGGTGCTCGACCGCCTCAAAAAGGCGGCGGCGACCTGGGAACCGACGCTCAATGACGTCGACAAGCGGCTGAATCGGCCGCTCTCGGGACGGGACGCCGAAACCCTTGACGCTCTGGCGTCCCGGCTGCGCGCCGTGCGCGACGAGGCGGTGCTGTTTCGGCAGGCCGCCACCGATCGCTTGGCCGAGACCGAAAAGCTGATCGAGGCCCTGGGGCCGCCGCCGAAAGACGGCGAGGGCGAAGAAGCCAAGGATATGAAGGCCCGCCGCCAGTCCTATACGGATTTGCTGGGGACGTGGAAATCCCGTCAGGCCGATATCGAGGTCAGCGCCGCCCGCGCCGAGACCCTGCTCAACCGCATCTCGGAAATCCGGCGCCGCACCCTGGTGACCAGCCTCTTCGATCCGACTCCGCTGCCCTGGATGCCCGATGTTCTGGCCCAGGGGGGGCCGGAGTTGATCGACGGGCTGGTGGCCATCGCCGCTTCGCCGGTGAATTGGTACCAGTCGGGGGACGAAGCCGATCGCCGCAAGGCGGCCTTCAACGCCATCGGCGTCTGGATCATCCTGGCCGGTGGAACCGGCTGGGTGGTGCGTTGGTGGGTGCAACGGCGCTTCGGCCGCCGCCCCGATATCGAAAATCCGCCCTATGGCCGGCGGCTGATCGCCGCCCTGGCCGAAGCCACCGCCGAGGGCATCATTCCCGCCCTGGTGCTGGGCGGCATGATCGCCTGGATCACCAAGACCTGGACCGACGATCAGGGCTTGTTCACCCGCGTCATGCTCGGCGGCCTGTTCAATGTCTTGCTTGTTCTCATCACCCGGGCGGTGACGCGGGCGGCGCTATCCCCGGGTCTGCCGTCCTGGCGGCTGACCGACCACGGCGATCAGCAGGCCTCGAAGCTCGCCCATATCGTCGTCGTCCTGGCGATGGTGGTGGCGGTCGACCGCTTCATGACCGGCCTCGCCGGTGACATGCCGCCCTCCGACGCCTCGACCTGGATCGTCTCGGCGCTGTTCAAGCTGTTTGAGGGACTGATCCTCATCCGGCTGAGCAATGCCGATCTGTGGGCGCGGCCCAAGCCCGAGGACGGGGCCGAAGACGGCGCTCCCAAGGTCCAGCCGCTGGCCACGCCCTCCCAGGAGGACGACGAGGCCAAGGCGGGCGAGGGGGCTTTCCGCCTGTTGCTGCTGCTGGTGCGTCTGGCCGTCATGCTGGTCACCGTGGTCGGCATGATGGCCGGTCTGGTCGGTTATGGCCGTTTGGGCATCTTCCTGATCGACGGCCTGCTGGCCACCTGCGCCATTCTTGGCGCCGCCCTGGTGCTGCGCGGCCTTCTTCATGAACTGATCGGCGTCGCCGTCACTTGGTC
The DNA window shown above is from Rhodospirillum rubrum ATCC 11170 and carries:
- the malQ gene encoding 4-alpha-glucanotransferase, with the translated sequence MVAPDAALKAALAALGWPAEDEAQAARSLAALEAAPWAEALPPCVIHRLGDTPAVLTVPVVTTGDSFGPGRWSLTPEEGAQALPATGTFDPQSLTVEESGPEGKTRRRLDLGLDLPMGYHRLRVEGLAPTALETVLIVAPRRCWLPEGWEDREGPRLWGVATQVHGLRSLNDWGMGDFDSLAVLARLTGRQGGDLLGVSPLHALFPARPLHASPYSPNSRLFLNPLYISIPSVPEYDLSPELAAFTNDLGALQQPELIDLAAVAEGKWSALAILHRRFVAQHLGRRTPRGQAFTAFLKEGGEHLEKFAIFQTLSEHFKERGWSWRDWPAEFHDPAAPAVAAFAGEQAARVLFHQWCQFEADRQLALVAKAAADAGQRVGLYRDLALGSDPTGADCWALRGVMAEGLSVGAPPDPWNAKGQNWGFPPFHPGHLRQAAYQPFARMIRANMREAGALRMDHVLGLMRLFCIPWGMEGREGFYLRMPFEDLLAVLALESHRARCIVVGEDLGTVPDGFRDRMREAAVLSYRLFFFERGHDQALTPPEAYPRLATVAASTHDLPTLAGFWAGRDLAWKNDLDLFPSEQARNAESMDRHNDRPRIRATLAAAGTPLSDPGTFTPPPELVPAVTAWLARTPSLILMLQIEDVLEMPEQANMPGTIDQHPNWRRRIPLAVEALEVDGRLGRLACILASHGRGAAAKR
- a CDS encoding mechanosensitive ion channel family protein; this encodes MRCVWAAVAAVFCLVAVALPVSAQTSPGPAATTAAAAPEVPVLDRLKKAAATWEPTLNDVDKRLNRPLSGRDAETLDALASRLRAVRDEAVLFRQAATDRLAETEKLIEALGPPPKDGEGEEAKDMKARRQSYTDLLGTWKSRQADIEVSAARAETLLNRISEIRRRTLVTSLFDPTPLPWMPDVLAQGGPELIDGLVAIAASPVNWYQSGDEADRRKAAFNAIGVWIILAGGTGWVVRWWVQRRFGRRPDIENPPYGRRLIAALAEATAEGIIPALVLGGMIAWITKTWTDDQGLFTRVMLGGLFNVLLVLITRAVTRAALSPGLPSWRLTDHGDQQASKLAHIVVVLAMVVAVDRFMTGLAGDMPPSDASTWIVSALFKLFEGLILIRLSNADLWARPKPEDGAEDGAPKVQPLATPSQEDDEAKAGEGAFRLLLLLVRLAVMLVTVVGMMAGLVGYGRLGIFLIDGLLATCAILGAALVLRGLLHELIGVAVTWSWLRDRAGYEGPSLNKMKFWLQALFDPLLIVGVVMVASPSWGVPWRDVLDGTVTLLTGVTIGSVRISIVDIAVGILVFLVAMAITRVAQGTLQRKVLSQTGMDAGVRHSLTAVLGYIGLVAAAALAVGTMGIDLTNIALIAGALSVGIGFGLQNIVNNFVSGLIILVERPVKVGDWVIIGSHEGLVKRISFRATELETFTQASVVIPNAEILSSPFTNLTLRNRLGRIDVSVLVIMNSDTRKVRDLLLEIARAHPQVLTLPAPWVVLKAFADTGLEFEVRSYTSNVMNRGTIASDMRLEIDRRFREEGVIMPAPLRPIITPGTGSVEQTAADHDLPAGARPVEEKPVAESKPVEVKKPAAGGRPATTGDSR